A genomic region of Vitreoscilla filiformis contains the following coding sequences:
- a CDS encoding dihydroorotase codes for MKILIRNGRVVDPASGRDEVADVAVASGRIVAIGNVSADFDAHRVIDATGCVVAPGLVDLAARLREPGHEHEGMLESELAAAAAGGVTSLVCQPDTDPTLDEPGLVEMLKLRARKLSRCRLFPLGALTRGLKGEALTEMAELTESGCIGFSQAEVPVKDTLVLQRALMYAATYGYTVWLRPQDGWLGKGVAASGPMATRLGLAGVPVAAETIALHTIFELVRVTGARVHLCRLSSAAGVALVRAAKAEGLPVTADVSINSLHLTDVDIGFFNSAMRLNPPLRRDADRQALRAGLADGTIDALVSDHTPVDTDAKTLPFAEAEPGATGLELLLSLTLKWGDAQGLTLADTLARITAKPVQVLGESLGSLAQSAGQLVEGGVADLCVFDPAEIWQVSPEVLRSQGKHTPFEFSVSGTALPGRVKYTLVAGTVAYQAA; via the coding sequence ATGAAGATCTTGATTCGCAATGGCCGCGTGGTGGATCCGGCCTCGGGCCGCGACGAAGTGGCCGATGTGGCGGTGGCCTCGGGGCGCATCGTCGCCATCGGCAACGTCTCGGCGGACTTTGACGCGCACCGGGTGATCGATGCCACGGGCTGCGTGGTGGCCCCCGGTTTGGTGGATTTGGCTGCCCGCCTGCGCGAGCCCGGCCACGAGCACGAAGGCATGTTGGAAAGCGAACTGGCGGCGGCAGCGGCTGGGGGTGTCACCAGCCTGGTGTGCCAGCCGGACACCGATCCGACGCTGGACGAACCCGGCTTGGTGGAAATGCTCAAGCTGCGTGCGCGCAAACTCAGCCGTTGCCGGCTGTTCCCGCTGGGCGCGCTGACACGCGGCCTCAAGGGCGAAGCCCTCACCGAAATGGCGGAGTTGACCGAGAGCGGTTGCATCGGTTTTTCTCAAGCCGAAGTGCCAGTGAAAGACACGTTGGTGCTGCAACGGGCGCTGATGTACGCCGCCACCTACGGCTACACGGTTTGGCTGCGCCCGCAGGACGGCTGGCTCGGCAAGGGCGTGGCCGCCAGTGGCCCGATGGCCACGCGCCTGGGTCTGGCCGGCGTGCCGGTGGCGGCGGAAACCATCGCCCTGCACACGATTTTTGAGCTGGTGCGGGTGACGGGTGCCCGGGTGCATCTGTGCCGCCTGTCCAGCGCGGCGGGCGTGGCGCTGGTGCGTGCCGCCAAGGCCGAAGGCCTGCCGGTGACGGCGGATGTGAGCATCAACTCACTTCATCTGACCGATGTGGATATCGGTTTCTTCAACTCGGCCATGCGCCTGAACCCGCCGCTGCGCCGCGATGCCGATCGGCAAGCGCTGCGCGCCGGCTTGGCGGATGGCACGATCGACGCGCTCGTCTCCGACCACACCCCGGTGGACACGGACGCCAAAACCCTGCCGTTTGCCGAAGCCGAACCCGGCGCCACCGGTCTGGAGCTGCTGCTCAGCCTGACGCTGAAGTGGGGTGACGCACAAGGCTTGACCTTGGCCGATACCTTGGCGCGCATCACTGCCAAGCCGGTGCAGGTGCTGGGTGAGTCGCTGGGCTCGCTGGCGCAAAGCGCGGGGCAACTGGTCGAAGGCGGTGTGGCGGATTTGTGCGTGTTCGATCCAGCGGAGATCTGGCAAGTCAGCCCCGAAGTGCTGCGCAGCCAAGGCAAACACACGCCGTTTGAGTTCAGCGTCAGCGGCACGGCGCTGCCAGGGCGGGTCAAGTACACGCTGGTGGCGGGCACGGTGGCCTACCAGGCGGCGTGA
- a CDS encoding ABC transporter ATP-binding protein, with amino-acid sequence MSPDSPTPLVRFAGVQKTYDGLSLVVRSLDLDIQRGEFLSLLGPSGSGKTTTLMMLAGFESPTAGEILLDGVPITRTPPHKRNFGMVFQNYALFPHMTVADNVAYPLTVRKVPQADIAKRVAKALDMVQLGAKGDRYPSQLSGGQQQRVALARALVFEPQLVLMDEPLGALDKQLREHMQIELKELHRQLGVTFVYVTHDQGEALTMSDRVAVFNDGLIQQIDQVEKLYETPVNRFVAGFVGDSTLLTGITAQAERDACELVLPSGERLAGINVNHALPGTPVVASVRPERIEALFVPPENMRNCLHAAITDVIYFGDHLRLRCAIAGQKETATVKLPLSSGEQPVTGQSVWLHIPTPYLRIYI; translated from the coding sequence ATGAGCCCTGACAGCCCAACCCCCCTGGTGCGCTTTGCCGGCGTGCAAAAAACCTACGACGGCCTGAGTTTGGTCGTGCGTTCGCTGGATTTGGACATCCAGCGCGGCGAATTCCTCTCCCTGCTCGGCCCGTCGGGTTCGGGCAAAACCACCACGCTGATGATGCTGGCGGGGTTTGAATCCCCCACCGCCGGCGAAATTTTGCTCGACGGGGTGCCCATCACCCGCACCCCGCCGCACAAGCGCAATTTCGGCATGGTGTTTCAAAACTACGCCCTGTTCCCCCACATGACGGTGGCGGACAACGTGGCTTACCCCCTGACCGTGCGCAAAGTGCCTCAGGCCGACATCGCCAAGCGCGTGGCCAAGGCGCTGGACATGGTGCAACTCGGCGCCAAGGGCGACCGCTACCCCAGCCAGCTCTCCGGCGGCCAACAGCAGCGCGTGGCGCTGGCCCGCGCCTTGGTGTTCGAACCGCAACTGGTGTTGATGGACGAACCGCTGGGCGCACTCGACAAGCAGTTGCGCGAGCACATGCAAATCGAGCTGAAGGAGCTGCACCGCCAACTGGGCGTCACCTTTGTGTACGTGACGCACGACCAGGGCGAAGCCCTCACCATGAGCGACCGCGTCGCCGTGTTCAACGATGGCCTGATTCAACAAATCGATCAGGTGGAAAAACTCTACGAAACCCCGGTGAACCGCTTCGTCGCCGGCTTCGTGGGTGACAGCACCCTCTTGACCGGCATCACCGCCCAAGCCGAACGCGATGCGTGCGAGCTGGTGTTGCCGTCGGGCGAGCGCCTGGCGGGCATCAACGTGAACCACGCGCTGCCGGGCACGCCCGTGGTGGCCTCGGTGCGCCCGGAGCGCATCGAAGCCCTGTTCGTGCCGCCCGAGAACATGCGCAACTGCCTGCACGCCGCCATCACCGACGTGATTTATTTCGGCGACCACCTGCGCTTGCGCTGCGCCATCGCCGGACAGAAGGAAACCGCCACCGTCAAGCTGCCGCTGTCCAGCGGGGAGCAGCCGGTGACGGGGCAGTCGGTGTGGTTGCACATCCCGACGCCGTACCTGCGCATCTACATCTAA
- a CDS encoding enoyl-CoA hydratase/isomerase family protein, with protein sequence MNASGRVFFHAADDHGIARLTISHPGKLNALNVAMWHELRSHIEALGRTGPLPRVIVIQGEGGTFVAGGDIEEFPQFRFQADTLASFHEEVVAPALQALLDCDVPLVAQIDGACIGGGLEIAACCDLRICGTRSRFGVPIAKLGFPMAPLEVEIVARVIGETCLRELLLDARVLTAQEARERGLVTRVVADDQVDIEARQTAERIAQLSPQAMRLNKQALRRFANVAHPFSQREERHGHYAYAPSEEHREGLAAFNEKRPARFD encoded by the coding sequence ATGAACGCCTCTGGTCGTGTTTTTTTCCATGCTGCCGATGATCACGGCATCGCCCGTCTCACCATTTCCCATCCCGGCAAACTCAACGCCTTGAATGTGGCGATGTGGCACGAGCTGCGCAGCCACATCGAAGCGCTGGGCCGCACGGGCCCGCTGCCGCGTGTGATCGTGATCCAGGGCGAAGGCGGCACCTTCGTGGCGGGTGGGGACATCGAAGAATTCCCGCAGTTCCGCTTCCAAGCCGACACGCTGGCCTCCTTTCACGAAGAGGTCGTTGCCCCGGCGCTGCAAGCCTTGCTCGACTGCGATGTGCCCTTGGTGGCGCAGATCGACGGCGCGTGCATCGGCGGTGGTTTGGAGATTGCCGCGTGCTGCGATCTGCGCATTTGCGGCACCCGCAGCCGTTTCGGGGTGCCCATCGCCAAGCTGGGCTTCCCGATGGCGCCGCTGGAGGTGGAAATCGTGGCCCGTGTCATCGGAGAAACCTGCCTGCGCGAGCTGCTGCTCGATGCGCGTGTGCTGACCGCTCAGGAAGCCCGCGAGCGTGGCCTCGTCACCCGCGTGGTCGCGGATGATCAGGTGGACATCGAAGCCCGCCAAACCGCCGAGCGCATCGCGCAACTGTCACCCCAAGCCATGCGTCTGAACAAACAGGCGCTGCGGCGCTTTGCCAACGTGGCGCATCCGTTCAGCCAGCGTGAGGAGCGTCACGGCCACTATGCCTACGCGCCTTCCGAGGAACATCGCGAAGGCTTGGCGGCCTTCAATGAAAAACGCCCGGCTCGTTTCGACTGA
- a CDS encoding ABC transporter substrate-binding protein produces MKKTSLVLASVAALMAATPVLAQSQLTVVNFGGANGAAQKKAYYEPFEKAGGAKIVTVEYNGEQAKIKAMVETKKVTWDLVEVESPDVQRGCDEGLFEKLDYSKIIPKADLLPAAVNECGVGFFVWSTVMAYNGDKLKTAPTTWADFWDTKKFPGKRGLRKGARYNLEFALMADGVAPKDVYKVLATPAGADRAFKKLTELKANIQWWEAGAQPPQFLVAGDVVMSTAFNGRIDAAQREGKNLKITWTGGIYDLDYWVIPKGAPNKDEATKLIAFAMKTENQAAYAQNIAYGPTNTKALAKLPAKVLADLPTSSTNAKTALQFNVGFWADQGEALEKRFAAWAAQ; encoded by the coding sequence ATGAAGAAGACCTCCCTTGTCCTGGCTTCGGTTGCCGCCCTGATGGCCGCCACGCCCGTGTTGGCCCAGAGCCAACTGACCGTCGTCAACTTCGGCGGCGCCAACGGCGCTGCGCAAAAGAAGGCTTATTACGAGCCGTTTGAAAAGGCGGGCGGCGCCAAGATCGTCACCGTGGAATACAACGGTGAGCAGGCCAAGATCAAGGCCATGGTCGAAACCAAGAAAGTGACTTGGGATCTGGTGGAAGTGGAAAGCCCGGACGTGCAGCGCGGCTGCGATGAGGGTCTGTTCGAGAAGCTGGATTACAGCAAGATCATCCCCAAGGCCGACCTGTTGCCGGCGGCTGTGAACGAATGCGGCGTGGGCTTCTTCGTGTGGTCCACCGTGATGGCCTACAACGGCGACAAACTCAAAACCGCCCCGACCACCTGGGCCGATTTCTGGGACACGAAGAAATTCCCCGGCAAGCGCGGCCTGCGCAAGGGCGCTCGCTACAACCTGGAATTCGCGCTGATGGCCGATGGCGTGGCGCCGAAGGATGTCTACAAAGTGCTGGCCACCCCGGCGGGTGCGGATCGCGCCTTCAAGAAGCTGACCGAGCTGAAGGCCAACATCCAGTGGTGGGAAGCCGGCGCCCAGCCGCCGCAATTCTTGGTGGCGGGTGACGTGGTGATGAGCACCGCTTTCAATGGTCGCATCGACGCGGCCCAGCGCGAAGGCAAAAACCTCAAAATCACCTGGACGGGCGGCATTTACGACCTGGATTACTGGGTGATTCCGAAGGGCGCACCGAACAAGGACGAAGCCACCAAGCTGATCGCCTTCGCCATGAAGACGGAGAACCAAGCAGCTTACGCGCAAAACATCGCCTACGGCCCGACCAACACCAAGGCGCTGGCCAAGCTGCCGGCCAAGGTGCTGGCCGATCTGCCGACATCGAGCACCAACGCCAAGACCGCGCTGCAATTCAACGTGGGTTTCTGGGCCGACCAGGGCGAGGCGCTGGAGAAGCGTTTTGCCGCCTGGGCCGCACAATAA
- a CDS encoding ABC transporter permease — protein MSFFNFLKPQFPAYATPLDKAGWWALRLVSLGVLFYLLLPILVIMPLSFSASSFLAYPMPGWSLQWYDNLFHSEEWARAAKNSFIVAPIATLIATVLGTLTAVGLARVNFPGKGLLMSVLIAPMVVPIVVVGVACYLFFAKLGLADTYIGLIVVHAALGAPFVVTTVLATLQGFNHNLVRASLSLGASPLETFFRVTLPVIAPGVISGALFAFATSFDEVVVTLFIAGPEQVTLPRQMFTGIRENINPTIAAVATLLILFTTGLMLVLEWIRGRRA, from the coding sequence ATGAGCTTCTTCAACTTTCTCAAGCCGCAGTTTCCGGCCTACGCCACACCGCTGGACAAGGCCGGTTGGTGGGCGCTGCGCCTGGTCAGCCTGGGCGTGCTGTTTTACCTGCTGCTGCCGATTTTGGTGATCATGCCGCTGTCCTTCTCGGCCAGCTCGTTCTTGGCTTACCCGATGCCAGGCTGGTCGCTCCAGTGGTACGACAACCTCTTTCACTCGGAAGAATGGGCCCGTGCTGCGAAAAACAGCTTCATCGTCGCGCCCATCGCCACGTTGATTGCCACGGTGCTGGGCACGCTCACCGCCGTCGGTTTGGCGCGGGTGAACTTCCCCGGCAAGGGGCTGTTGATGAGCGTGTTGATTGCGCCGATGGTGGTGCCCATCGTCGTCGTCGGGGTGGCCTGTTACCTGTTCTTCGCCAAGCTCGGGTTGGCGGACACCTACATCGGCCTGATCGTGGTGCATGCCGCGCTGGGGGCGCCCTTCGTCGTCACCACGGTGCTGGCCACGTTGCAGGGTTTCAACCACAACCTGGTGCGCGCCAGTTTGAGCCTGGGCGCCAGCCCGCTGGAAACCTTCTTCCGGGTGACGCTGCCGGTGATCGCACCGGGGGTGATTTCGGGGGCGTTGTTCGCATTTGCCACCTCGTTCGACGAAGTGGTGGTGACGCTGTTCATCGCCGGCCCCGAGCAAGTGACACTGCCGCGACAGATGTTCACCGGCATCCGCGAGAACATCAACCCGACGATTGCCGCCGTGGCCACGCTGCTGATTCTGTTCACAACCGGGCTGATGCTGGTGCTCGAATGGATTCGTGGCCGCCGCGCCTGA
- a CDS encoding malonate--CoA ligase: MNQNLFAALRAAFPADGSATAIETADGPGAPLFYTWADLDAATARIANLLDSLDLPPESCVAVQVDKSVEALMLYLGVLRAGHVFLPLNTAYQASEIEYFIGNAEPAVVVCPDVAFTWVSRLAFAAGTRHVFTLNDDRTGTLLERAAFHADTHTPAEKSAGDLAAILYTSGTTGRSKGAMLSHGNLLSNAQVLKDYWGWQPDDVLIHALPIFHVHGLFVASHGALLNGSKMIWFAKYDPKAVLARFNEGTVFMGVPTLYVRLLGEAGLTRDACAPMRLFISGSAPLLIETFSTWQARTGHTILERYGMSETIMLTSNPCQPEGGERRGGTVGFPLPGVGVRIHDDAGEAVAAGEIGHIQVRGPNVFSGYWRMPEKTKEEFTADGWFKTGDVGKIDADGYVTIVGRSKDLVITGGYNVYPAEVEGVINELPGVAESAVIGVPHPDFGEGVVAVVVPRAGAKVMPEAIIAALKGRIANFKVPKAVFITPELPRNTMGKVQKNGLRQQHGACFDAR; the protein is encoded by the coding sequence ATGAACCAGAACTTGTTTGCTGCCCTGCGGGCGGCGTTTCCTGCGGATGGGTCAGCCACCGCGATCGAAACCGCCGATGGCCCCGGCGCCCCGCTGTTCTACACCTGGGCCGACTTGGACGCGGCCACCGCCCGCATCGCCAATTTGCTGGATTCGCTCGATCTGCCACCCGAAAGCTGTGTGGCGGTGCAGGTGGATAAAAGCGTGGAAGCGCTCATGCTCTACCTCGGGGTGTTGCGTGCGGGCCATGTGTTTTTGCCCCTGAATACGGCGTACCAAGCCAGTGAAATCGAGTACTTCATTGGCAATGCCGAGCCGGCGGTGGTGGTCTGCCCGGACGTTGCGTTCACCTGGGTGAGCCGCTTGGCGTTTGCGGCGGGCACCCGCCACGTCTTCACCCTGAATGACGACCGCACCGGCACCTTGTTGGAGCGGGCGGCATTTCATGCGGACACCCACACCCCAGCCGAGAAAAGCGCCGGTGATCTGGCCGCCATCCTTTACACCAGCGGCACCACGGGGCGCAGCAAGGGGGCGATGCTGTCGCATGGCAACTTGCTGTCCAACGCCCAAGTGCTGAAAGACTATTGGGGCTGGCAACCCGACGACGTGCTGATTCACGCCCTGCCGATCTTCCACGTTCACGGGCTGTTTGTGGCCAGCCACGGGGCGCTGCTCAATGGCAGCAAGATGATCTGGTTCGCCAAGTACGACCCGAAAGCCGTGCTGGCGCGTTTCAACGAAGGCACGGTGTTCATGGGCGTGCCCACGCTGTACGTGCGTTTGCTGGGCGAGGCCGGCCTGACGCGTGACGCTTGCGCGCCCATGCGGCTGTTCATCAGCGGCTCGGCGCCTTTGCTGATCGAAACCTTCAGCACTTGGCAGGCGCGCACCGGCCACACCATCTTGGAACGCTACGGCATGAGCGAAACCATCATGCTGACGTCCAACCCCTGCCAGCCCGAAGGCGGTGAGCGCCGGGGCGGGACGGTGGGTTTCCCACTGCCGGGCGTGGGCGTGCGCATCCATGATGATGCTGGCGAAGCGGTGGCCGCAGGGGAGATTGGACACATCCAAGTGCGTGGCCCCAATGTGTTCAGCGGCTACTGGCGCATGCCGGAAAAAACCAAAGAAGAATTCACCGCCGATGGTTGGTTCAAGACCGGCGATGTCGGCAAGATCGATGCCGATGGTTACGTCACCATCGTGGGGCGCAGCAAGGATTTGGTGATCACCGGGGGCTACAACGTGTACCCGGCGGAGGTCGAGGGGGTCATCAACGAGCTGCCAGGGGTGGCGGAAAGTGCCGTCATTGGTGTGCCGCACCCAGATTTTGGCGAGGGCGTGGTGGCCGTGGTGGTGCCGCGTGCGGGGGCGAAGGTAATGCCAGAAGCCATCATCGCTGCGCTCAAAGGGCGAATTGCGAATTTCAAAGTCCCCAAAGCCGTGTTCATCACACCGGAGTTGCCGCGCAATACCATGGGGAAAGTGCAGAAAAATGGGCTGAGACAACAGCATGGAGCCTGTTTTGACGCCCGCTGA
- a CDS encoding ABC transporter permease — MTAAAVPDHAPPPPVGSSELARSLARAQRRRHAAAIALTLPLLVFLIVTFLVPIGALLIRAVENPEVADALPRTAQALAHWDHKTLPAEAAFAAVVDDLAAMDDGSQAGALARRLNTEQPGSRSLVMSTYRALPDLRGEAGSARPTPAVLKDKLLALDARWGELPYWQAIGKNAARWTPDYLLTAIDLKRTPEGSIAQVEPEQRVFSSILLRTFVISAVVTFWCLLLGYPLAYWLSTLTARQANVLMILVLVPFWTSILVRVAAWIVLLQREGLVNSALMGIGLLNEPLTLLFNRTGVVISMTHILLPFMILPLYSVMKSVPPTYLRAAVSLGSSPLAAFFRVYVPQTWPGVGAGGLLVFILSIGYYVTPALLGGADDQMLSYYIAQYTNVDVNWGMACALGAILLAATLVLYGIYRRVVKSELSLG; from the coding sequence ATGACCGCTGCCGCCGTGCCCGATCACGCCCCACCGCCGCCGGTGGGCTCCTCCGAGTTGGCTCGCTCTTTGGCCCGTGCGCAACGCCGGCGTCATGCAGCGGCCATCGCGCTGACCTTGCCTTTGCTGGTGTTTTTGATCGTCACCTTCTTGGTGCCGATCGGCGCGTTGTTGATCCGCGCCGTGGAAAACCCCGAAGTGGCCGACGCCCTGCCGCGCACCGCGCAGGCGCTGGCCCATTGGGATCACAAAACCCTGCCCGCCGAAGCGGCCTTCGCCGCCGTGGTGGACGATCTGGCGGCCATGGACGACGGCTCTCAAGCCGGCGCCCTGGCCCGCCGCCTCAACACCGAACAGCCGGGGTCGCGCTCGTTGGTGATGTCCACCTACCGCGCCCTGCCGGATTTGCGCGGTGAAGCTGGCAGCGCCCGCCCCACCCCGGCGGTGCTCAAAGACAAACTGCTGGCGCTGGACGCCCGCTGGGGCGAGCTGCCTTACTGGCAGGCCATCGGCAAAAACGCCGCCCGCTGGACGCCCGACTATCTGCTCACCGCCATCGACCTGAAGCGCACGCCCGAGGGCAGCATCGCCCAGGTGGAACCGGAGCAGCGGGTGTTTTCGTCCATCCTGCTGCGCACGTTTGTGATCAGCGCTGTGGTGACGTTCTGGTGTCTGCTGCTGGGCTACCCGCTGGCTTACTGGCTCTCGACCCTCACCGCTCGCCAAGCCAACGTGCTGATGATTTTGGTGCTGGTGCCGTTCTGGACATCGATCCTGGTGCGCGTGGCCGCTTGGATCGTGCTGTTGCAGCGCGAGGGGCTGGTGAACAGCGCGCTCATGGGCATCGGCCTGCTGAACGAACCGCTGACGCTGCTGTTCAACCGCACCGGCGTGGTCATCTCGATGACGCACATCCTGCTGCCCTTCATGATCTTGCCGTTGTACAGCGTGATGAAGAGCGTGCCGCCGACCTACTTGCGCGCCGCTGTTTCCCTGGGCAGCTCGCCGCTGGCGGCGTTCTTCCGGGTGTATGTGCCGCAAACCTGGCCGGGGGTGGGCGCGGGTGGGCTGCTGGTGTTCATCCTGTCGATTGGTTACTACGTCACCCCGGCGCTGCTGGGCGGCGCAGACGATCAGATGTTGAGCTACTACATCGCCCAATACACCAACGTCGATGTGAACTGGGGCATGGCCTGCGCGCTGGGTGCCATTTTGCTGGCGGCCACGCTGGTGCTGTATGGCATCTACCGCCGCGTCGTGAAGTCTGAACTGAGCCTGGGGTGA
- a CDS encoding lysophospholipid acyltransferase family protein, giving the protein MRTLVGVARLLRVLGHLLHGMAIVALSFKRLGLNERQARVQGWSAALLRHLGVQLTVIGQAQPHAGLLVANHVSWLDITAIHSACPRARFVSKADVLKWPLLGWLIRQGGTLFIERERKRDAMRVVHEMAAAMQAGDLVAVFPEGTTGEGPQVLPFHANLLQAAIAARMPVQPVVLRYRQPGQPFAEAAVYVGETSLAQSLWWIACARGLAVEVCFLPPEDATSLDRRALAERLRATIQATLTPPVV; this is encoded by the coding sequence ATGCGGACGCTGGTGGGCGTGGCCCGTTTGCTGCGGGTGCTGGGGCACTTGTTGCACGGCATGGCCATCGTGGCGCTGTCGTTCAAGCGTTTGGGGTTGAACGAGCGCCAGGCCCGTGTCCAGGGGTGGAGTGCTGCGCTGTTGCGCCACCTGGGCGTGCAGCTCACCGTGATCGGCCAGGCGCAGCCGCACGCCGGGTTGTTGGTGGCCAACCATGTATCGTGGCTGGACATCACCGCGATCCACAGCGCCTGCCCACGCGCCCGTTTTGTCTCCAAGGCCGATGTGCTGAAGTGGCCGCTGCTGGGTTGGTTGATCCGCCAGGGCGGCACCCTGTTCATCGAACGCGAGCGCAAACGCGACGCCATGCGGGTGGTGCATGAAATGGCCGCCGCGATGCAGGCGGGGGACTTGGTCGCTGTATTCCCCGAGGGCACCACGGGCGAAGGCCCCCAGGTGCTGCCGTTTCACGCCAATTTACTGCAAGCAGCCATTGCCGCTCGGATGCCGGTGCAGCCGGTGGTGTTGCGCTACCGCCAGCCGGGGCAGCCGTTTGCCGAGGCGGCGGTGTATGTGGGTGAAACTTCGTTGGCACAAAGCCTGTGGTGGATTGCCTGCGCCCGAGGTCTGGCGGTGGAAGTGTGTTTTTTACCGCCTGAAGATGCCACGTCCCTGGATCGCCGCGCTTTGGCGGAGCGCCTGCGGGCCACGATTCAAGCGACCCTGACCCCGCCGGTGGTTTGA
- a CDS encoding YkgJ family cysteine cluster protein, with protein sequence MSTASENDNPCIRCGACCASFRVDFSRDELASELGQVPDGLAVKITSSLCRMRGTDHAQPRCVALMGTVGQKAQCGIYEWRPSPCREFGQLAPLGWGDDACARARRRHGLPPLSQGAA encoded by the coding sequence ATGAGCACGGCTTCCGAAAACGACAACCCCTGTATCCGCTGCGGCGCCTGTTGCGCCAGCTTCCGCGTGGATTTTTCGCGTGATGAATTGGCGTCCGAGCTGGGGCAGGTGCCCGATGGGCTGGCGGTCAAAATCACCAGTTCGTTGTGTCGCATGCGCGGCACCGACCATGCCCAGCCCCGCTGCGTGGCCTTGATGGGCACGGTGGGGCAAAAGGCGCAATGTGGCATCTATGAATGGCGGCCCTCGCCGTGTCGCGAGTTCGGCCAGTTGGCCCCCTTGGGGTGGGGCGACGATGCTTGCGCTCGGGCGCGGCGGCGCCACGGGTTGCCGCCTCTGTCCCAAGGGGCAGCCTGA
- a CDS encoding NAD-dependent succinate-semialdehyde dehydrogenase: protein MDLSPTPLASLNDPHLLKTDAFINGEWVGAASRFDVIDPATGAKLADVANLGAEATHAALAAADAAWPAWRAKPAKERAAILMKWFHLLHAHADDLARIMTAEQGKPLAEAKGEVGYGASFLEWFAEEAKRVYGETIPTTDANKRYLVIKQPIGVCAAITPWNFPIAMITRKVAPALAAGCPVVIKPAEATPLSALAVAELAQRAGMPAGVLNIITADGANSIEVGKVLCSSDVVRHLSFTGSTEVGRILAAQCAPTIKKLALELGGNAPFIVFDDADIDSAVEGAMVSKYRNAGQTCVCANRFYVQDGVYDTFVAKLAAKAAALKVGNGFETGVTTGPLIEGEAVDKVEAHVADALAKGATLVTGGQRLSERFYTPTVLANVTADMRCAREETFGPVAPIFRFKTEAEAVAAANATEFGLASYFYSRDIGRIFRVGEALEYGMVGINTGLISTAEVPFGGVKQSGLGREGSHHGMDDYVEVKYLCLGDILK from the coding sequence ATGGATTTGAGCCCGACCCCGCTCGCCTCGCTGAACGACCCTCACCTGCTGAAAACCGACGCTTTCATCAACGGTGAATGGGTGGGCGCGGCCAGCCGCTTCGACGTGATCGACCCGGCCACCGGCGCCAAACTCGCCGACGTGGCCAACCTGGGCGCCGAAGCCACCCACGCCGCCCTGGCCGCCGCCGACGCTGCTTGGCCAGCCTGGCGTGCCAAGCCGGCCAAGGAGCGCGCCGCCATCCTGATGAAGTGGTTCCACCTGCTGCACGCCCACGCCGACGACCTGGCGCGCATCATGACCGCCGAGCAAGGCAAGCCGCTGGCCGAGGCCAAGGGCGAAGTCGGCTACGGCGCCAGCTTTTTGGAGTGGTTTGCCGAAGAGGCCAAGCGCGTTTATGGCGAAACCATCCCGACCACGGATGCCAACAAGCGTTACTTGGTGATCAAGCAGCCCATCGGCGTATGCGCGGCCATCACGCCGTGGAATTTCCCGATTGCGATGATCACGCGCAAGGTCGCGCCGGCGCTGGCGGCGGGTTGCCCGGTGGTGATCAAGCCGGCGGAGGCCACGCCGCTGTCCGCCCTGGCCGTGGCCGAACTGGCGCAGCGCGCCGGGATGCCAGCGGGCGTGCTCAACATCATCACCGCCGATGGTGCCAACTCGATTGAGGTGGGCAAGGTGCTGTGTTCGTCGGACGTGGTGCGTCACCTGTCCTTCACGGGTTCGACCGAAGTGGGCCGCATCCTGGCCGCGCAGTGCGCGCCGACGATCAAAAAGCTGGCGCTGGAGCTGGGCGGCAACGCACCCTTCATCGTGTTTGACGATGCGGACATCGACTCCGCCGTCGAAGGCGCGATGGTGAGCAAGTACCGCAACGCCGGCCAAACCTGCGTGTGCGCCAACCGTTTCTATGTGCAAGACGGTGTGTACGACACCTTTGTGGCCAAGCTGGCCGCCAAAGCCGCCGCGCTGAAAGTGGGCAACGGTTTTGAAACCGGTGTGACCACTGGCCCGCTGATCGAAGGCGAAGCGGTGGACAAGGTCGAAGCCCACGTTGCCGACGCGCTGGCCAAGGGCGCCACGCTGGTGACGGGCGGCCAACGCCTGAGCGAACGGTTTTACACGCCGACGGTGCTGGCCAACGTCACCGCCGACATGCGTTGCGCCCGCGAAGAAACCTTTGGCCCGGTGGCACCGATTTTCCGTTTCAAGACCGAAGCCGAAGCCGTGGCCGCCGCCAATGCCACCGAATTTGGCCTGGCCAGCTACTTCTACAGCCGCGACATTGGCCGCATTTTCCGCGTGGGTGAAGCGCTGGAATACGGCATGGTCGGCATCAACACCGGGTTGATTTCGACGGCGGAAGTGCCGTTTGGCGGCGTGAAGCAATCCGGCCTGGGGCGCGAGGGTTCGCACCACGGCATGGACGATTACGTCGAGGTGAAATACCTCTGCTTGGGCGACATCCTCAAGTGA